In Brockia lithotrophica, the following are encoded in one genomic region:
- a CDS encoding DUF488 family protein, with protein MSDGARIRAVRNLFALAKQGPLTLLCAAKDPQYNHTSILYDWLWRTSLDPRD; from the coding sequence ATGTCGGACGGCGCGCGAATCCGCGCGGTCCGCAATCTTTTCGCGCTGGCCAAACAAGGGCCGCTCACTTTGCTTTGTGCCGCAAAGGATCCGCAGTACAACCATACCAGCATCTTGTACGACTGGCTTTGGCGTACATCTCTGGACCCCAGAGATTAA